One window from the genome of Megalobrama amblycephala isolate DHTTF-2021 linkage group LG4, ASM1881202v1, whole genome shotgun sequence encodes:
- the LOC125267277 gene encoding protein shortage in chiasmata 1 ortholog isoform X1 encodes MNNHTMSNSCGRTQQSASFKTVRYKGIDYISEASVRWRLLMNVLELPVPLQLDSNIYPHNGHLLDIAYRVPWKNKISMCTLQMTGSVMDDLKANIHFSDCLERFSVLQTGRGLEEVVPSSNPASQCSIGTAEVLWLLDGVESSAIRSPWEESFSPCTPDACCFTYDDLTLPEEVIFGDHLQRFKSYVPPFQTMLQRLKIMTVSDPVLNSSVNLLEGLVFRHCASYDAVLDEETGATFTGGNVIEEFKKEAVLNEESLMLPVELHMDSSRRQEPVFSFAKLQDFLNVVREPIEECFPLKDLLKEATFTDKVTTELEVLKMAESSFVNVTFKEPKSPVALRSYAEMELDLPFSPCNHTLCLPDLFMPSRLLSAEILSPVYKQHFMSDSDCENMEKAVWIAEKHPQSVSKFLFAEPQVTKPLVHIQSLPELLTLLKVEMEPVPEPKDNMGQSPFTDSTVTLPNLSIYTEKISTKKESKRESHMDEIFSPLSILKIDELLSKRASNAGHPSAVHPSQSKPLQSAVPTQVERGTTVKFFIMERMSHQGDSSTVTTTGGIDCKAAEIEQHMSSPPERCFGSQTNSSKHLSEKQVVEMSKSSPLKHSVKDIEVISTIHKPPEKSEQRRENIIPKSSPLSNCFRGRKRNNSVVHTYEDTLLSFVTLRTMSPMEKPQQGNPTSAEVTMNQNSIGKALPDNRINAVNHASDKGKSVIASEKSFPCEEKQETISKIVYVQATEIQRYAYRELCVLALPCLSKMQKLGISALNNRDFSTLSSELTQFLLKQQERMLRTEQDADNVNEMPLLHILVTLKEHVLFGCDLNAAAEYLAQAKDSCTLSCLNELLRKFEVLQYLSQKRQESNPKLLELQEQINTWMNSHANHNTRVLVLTVNGINKELLSALNQVSGNSVSEIIPDEGKHKVVSRDVMDRLSYKRCVVVCSQHIGPDFPWQSFSVVFELHCVGHSPFGSVCSERNVNFIFFSTAVPESTDISEESTAKSYLDTIPFVLLITDGLLNRLKIQFTLETMYNIVLLERKHSPSALKLGGTHFDVITVDETTAILIQELSELDMKIGQASERVVMRLSALSLQFSRCWLILHCAENHRALISNNIYINLVHIYSASVLFGNKSEKFDVKVLLVCEDEEIASYIYKIALHTLMNSERDGLSWLDRDWLSVRPTEAEHCLLHFPCINPLVAQLMLRRAPSLQWLLGASFSELQEMFPQIPHKVIKLFSDITAESKVKKATLKSENTPFSDINSPAHPPHPHLPPWTQDLDKPQLDLEDKTPCSQFTQLIAGHNRRRGEETWRKNELSLPDPTHSHSFNPLLPIQFSQASATSSVWQPQGEGFIQHPNLVPGRAVPRGSARVPLAPLPTSEVLGFRNTACAFSSRPQARTHRSSPENDPPRTTGEERKRREGEDAHSVPPLCKRGKLLCERVPGRNDGQTRLRFF; translated from the exons ATGAATAATCACACCATGTCTAATTCATGTGGTCGAACCCAACAAAGTGCAAGTTTCAAGACTGTCAGGTATAAGGGTATTGATTACATCTCTGAG GCTTCAGTCAGATGGAGACTGTTGATGAATGTGTTGGAACTTCCAGTTCCACTCCAGCTGGACAGTAACATCTACCCTCACAATGGACACCTGTTAGACATCGCTTACCGGGTACCATGGA aaaacaaaatatccATGTGTACTCTACAAATGACTGGATCTGTAATGGATGACTTGAAGGCCAACATACATTTCAGTGACTGTTTGGAAAG GTTCAGTGTGTTGCAGACAGGAAGAGGACTAGAGGAAGTGGTTCCCAGCTCTAATCCTGCCTCTCAGTGCAGTATTGGTACCGCAGAAGTCCTCTGGCTTTTAGATGGAGTTGAGAGCAGTGCCATCAGATCACCTTGGGAAGAGAGTTTCAGTCCATGTACACCAGATGCATGTTGCTTTACCTATGATG ATCTCACCCTGCCAGAGGAGGTGATATTCGGTGACCATCTGCAGCGGTTCAAAAGCTACGTGCCTCCATTTCAAACAATGCTTCAGAGGCTAAAGATCATGACTGTCTCGGATCCTGTTCTCAATTCATCAGTAAATCTCTTAGAAGGGCTTGTTTTTAG ACACTGTGCCTCATATGATGCAGTTTTAGACGAAGAAACGGGTGCCACATTTACTGGAGGAAATGTCATAGAGGAGTTCAAAAAAGAGGCAGTACTGAATGAAGAG TCACTAATGTTGCCTGTTGAACTTCATATGGATTCATCCCGAAGACAAGAGCCCGTTTTTTCCTTTGCAAAACTGCAAGATTTTCTAAATGTCGTCCGAGAGCCAATAGAAGAATGTTTCCCCTTAAAAGATCTTCTTAAAGAAG ccACCTTCACTGATAAAGTCACGACTGAGTTGGAGGTCCTGAAAATGGCTGAAAGCAGCTTTGTTAACGTCACCTTTAAAGAGCCAAAATCTccag TTGCTTTGAGGTCTTATGCTGAGATGGAATTAGACCTGCCTTTTTCACCGTGTAATCATACGCTGTGTCTGCCAGACCTGTTTATGCCCAGCAGACTTCTGTCAGCTGAAATACTGTCACCAGTATATAAGCA GCATTTCATGTCAGACAGTGATTGTGAAAATATGGAAAAAGCTGTTTGGATAGCAGAGAAACATCCCCAATCCGTGTCTAAGTTTTTATTTGCTG AACCACAGGTAACTAAGCCCTTGGTCCACATTCAGTCACTTCCAGAGCTTCTTACACTGCTGAAGGTGGAGATGGAACCAGTCCCAGAACCCAAAGATAATATGGGCCAGTCTCCCTTCACGGACAGTACAGTGACGTTGCCTAATCTCTCCATCTACACTGAGaaaatttccacaaaaaaagaGAGTAAGAGAGAGTCACACATGGATGAAATATTCTCACCACTGTCTATACTGAAAATAGATG AGTTGCTGAGTAAGCGTGCCTCAAATGCTG GCCATCCCTCTGCAGTTCACCCTTCCCAGAGTAAGCCTCTGCAGTCAGCTGTACCTACACAGGTGGAGAGAGGGACGACTGTGAAGTTCTTCATAATGGAGCGCATGTCTCACCAAGGAGACAGTTCTACAGTGACAACAACTGGAGGAATAGACTGTAAAGCTGCAGAGATAGAGCAACACATGTCTAGTCCACCAGAAAGATGCTTTGGGAGCCAGACAAATTCCTCCAAACATCTTTCAGAGAAGCAAGTGGTCGAGATGTCTAAGTCATCTCCACTGAAGCACAGTGTTAAAGATATTGAAGTGATATCCACTATACATAAACCTCCTGAGAAGTCAGAACAGAGAAGAGAAAACATAATCCCTAAATCATCTCCGTTATCAAACTGTTTTAGAGGCAGAAAGAGAAACAATTCAGTAGTTCATACTTACGAAGACACTTTATTATCTTTTGTGACATTAAGAACGATGAGTCCAATGGAAAAACCTCAACAGGGCAATCCAACATCTGCAG AAGTAACCATGAATCAGAATTCTATTGGAAAAGCCTTGCCCGATAACAGGATAAATGCAGTGAATCACGCCTCAGATAAAGGAAAGAGTGTCATTGCCTCTGAGAAGAGCTTTCCCTGTGAAGAGAAGCAAGAGACCATCAGCAAGATTGTATACGTCCAAGCCACAG AGATCCAGAGATATGCATATAGGGAGCTGTGTGTGTTGGCTCTGCCCTGTCTGAGTAAAATGCAGAAGTTGGGCATCTCTGCTTTGAACAACAGAGACTTTAGCACTCTGTCTTCCGAACTCACACAATTCCTCCTAAAGCAGCAGGAACGAATGCTTCGGACAGAACAGG ATGCAGATAATGTTAATGAGATGCCACTGCTACATATTCTGGTAACACTGAAAGAACACGTCCTCTTCGGATGTGACCTCAATGCAGCTGCTG AGTACCTGGCTCAGGCAAAGGACTCCTGTACTCTTAGCTGTTTGAATGAGCTGTTGAGGAAGTTTGAGGTGTTGCAGTATCTGAGTCAGAAGAGGCAGGAGTCCAACCCTAAACTACTGGAGCTCCAGGAACAAATCAACACATGGATGAACTCCCACGCTAACCACAACACTAGA GTCCTAGTATTGACAGTGAACGGTATAAACAAAGAGCTGCTTTCAGCTCTCAACCAGGTATCAG gaaACTCTGTGTCTGAAATAATCCCAGATGAAGGAAAGCATAAAGTAGTGAGCAGAGACGTGATGGACAG ACTGTCCTACAAGAGGTGTGTCGTTGTGTGCAGTCAGCACATTGGTCCTGATTTCCCATGGCAGAGTTTCAGTGTGGTGTTTGAGCTCCACTGTGTGGGTCACTCGCCCTTCGGCAGTGTGTGTTCAGAGAGAAACGTCAACTTTATCTTCTTCTCCACTGCAGTGCCTGAATCCA CAGATATCTCAGAAGAATCAACTGCTAAATCATATCTGGACACTATTCCGTTTGTGCTGCTCATCACGGATGGTTTACTGAACCGCTTAAAGATACAGTTCACACTGGAGACAAT GTACAATATTGTTCTGCTGGAGAGGAAACATTCTCCATCTGCACTGAAGCTGGGCGGAACCCATTTTGATGTCATCACTGTGGATGAGACCACTGCCATCCTCATCCAG GAGCTGAGTGAGTTGGACATGAAGATTGGACAAGCATCTGAGCGTGTCGTCATGAGACTCTCAGCACTATCTCTGCAGTTCAGCCGCTGCTGGCTCATTCTGCACTGCGCCGAGAACCACAGGGCATT GATTTCTAATAACATCTATATAAATCTGGTTCATATCTATTCTGCATCTGTGCTGTTCGGAAACAAGTCTGAGAAGTTTGATGTCAAG GTTTTACTGGTGTGTGAGGATGAAGAGATAGCCAGCTACATCTATAAGATCGCCTTACATACGCTGATGAATTCAGAGAGAGATGGACTGAGCTGGTTGGATAGAGACTGGCTCAGTGTGCGGCCCACAGAG gCAGAGCATTGCCTATTGCATTTTCCCTGCATTAATCCTCTGGTTGCTCAACTGATGTTGAGGAGAGCTCCATCACTGCAGTGGCTGCTGGGGGCTTCTTTCTCTGAGCTGCAGGAAATGTTCCCACAGATCCCTCACAAAGTCATTAAG CTTTTCAGTGATATTACAGCTGAGTCCAAAGTCAAAAAGGCCACCCTGAAGAGTGAGAATACACCCTTCTCAGACATAAACAGCCCAGCTCACCCTCCTCATCCTCATCTGCCTCCCTGGACTCAGGATCTTGATAAACCTCAGTTAGACCTGGAGGATAAGACGCCATGTAGCCAGTTTACACAGTTGATTG CAGGTCATAacagaagaagaggagaggaaACATGGAGAAAAAATGAATTATCTCTTCCAGATCCAACTCACTCTCACTCATTCAACCCCTTATTGCCAATTCAGTTCAGCCAAGCTTCGGCTACATCGAGCGTCTGGCAGCCGCAGGGTGAAGGATTTATTCAACACCCAAATCTAGTGCCAGGCCGAGCTGTTCCCCGAGGGTCTGCCCGTGTTCCCCTGGCTCCTCTGCCCACTTCTGAAGTGCTGGGGTTCAGGAACACTGCGTGTGCTTTCAGCTCTAGGCCGCAGGCTCGGACTCACCGGAGCTCACCTGAGAACGATCCGCCTCGCACGACAGGAGAGGAGAGGAAGAGGCGAGAAGGAGAAGACGCGCACAgtg
- the LOC125267277 gene encoding protein shortage in chiasmata 1 ortholog isoform X2 → MNNHTMSNSCGRTQQSASFKTVRYKGIDYISEASVRWRLLMNVLELPVPLQLDSNIYPHNGHLLDIAYRVPWKNKISMCTLQMTGSVMDDLKANIHFSDCLERFSVLQTGRGLEEVVPSSNPASQCSIGTAEVLWLLDGVESSAIRSPWEESFSPCTPDACCFTYDDLTLPEEVIFGDHLQRFKSYVPPFQTMLQRLKIMTVSDPVLNSSVNLLEGLVFRHCASYDAVLDEETGATFTGGNVIEEFKKEAVLNEESLMLPVELHMDSSRRQEPVFSFAKLQDFLNVVREPIEECFPLKDLLKEATFTDKVTTELEVLKMAESSFVNVTFKEPKSPVALRSYAEMELDLPFSPCNHTLCLPDLFMPSRLLSAEILSPVYKQHFMSDSDCENMEKAVWIAEKHPQSVSKFLFAEPQVTKPLVHIQSLPELLTLLKVEMEPVPEPKDNMGQSPFTDSTVTLPNLSIYTEKISTKKESKRESHMDEIFSPLSILKIDELLSKRASNAGHPSAVHPSQSKPLQSAVPTQVERGTTVKFFIMERMSHQGDSSTVTTTGGIDCKAAEIEQHMSSPPERCFGSQTNSSKHLSEKQVVEMSKSSPLKHSVKDIEVISTIHKPPEKSEQRRENIIPKSSPLSNCFRGRKRNNSVVHTYEDTLLSFVTLRTMSPMEKPQQGNPTSAEVTMNQNSIGKALPDNRINAVNHASDKGKSVIASEKSFPCEEKQETISKIVYVQATEIQRYAYRELCVLALPCLSKMQKLGISALNNRDFSTLSSELTQFLLKQQERMLRTEQDADNVNEMPLLHILVTLKEHVLFGCDLNAAAEYLAQAKDSCTLSCLNELLRKFEVLQYLSQKRQESNPKLLELQEQINTWMNSHANHNTRVLVLTVNGINKELLSALNQVSGNSVSEIIPDEGKHKVVSRDVMDRLSYKRCVVVCSQHIGPDFPWQSFSVVFELHCVGHSPFGSVCSERNVNFIFFSTAVPESTDISEESTAKSYLDTIPFVLLITDGLLNRLKIQFTLETMYNIVLLERKHSPSALKLGGTHFDVITVDETTAILIQELSELDMKIGQASERVVMRLSALSLQFSRCWLILHCAENHRALISNNIYINLVHIYSASVLFGNKSEKFDVKVLLVCEDEEIASYIYKIALHTLMNSERDGLSWLDRDWLSVRPTEAEHCLLHFPCINPLVAQLMLRRAPSLQWLLGASFSELQEMFPQIPHKVIKLFSDITAESKVKKATLKSENTPFSDINSPAHPPHPHLPPWTQDLDKPQLDLEDKTPCSQFTQLIGHNRRRGEETWRKNELSLPDPTHSHSFNPLLPIQFSQASATSSVWQPQGEGFIQHPNLVPGRAVPRGSARVPLAPLPTSEVLGFRNTACAFSSRPQARTHRSSPENDPPRTTGEERKRREGEDAHSVPPLCKRGKLLCERVPGRNDGQTRLRFF, encoded by the exons ATGAATAATCACACCATGTCTAATTCATGTGGTCGAACCCAACAAAGTGCAAGTTTCAAGACTGTCAGGTATAAGGGTATTGATTACATCTCTGAG GCTTCAGTCAGATGGAGACTGTTGATGAATGTGTTGGAACTTCCAGTTCCACTCCAGCTGGACAGTAACATCTACCCTCACAATGGACACCTGTTAGACATCGCTTACCGGGTACCATGGA aaaacaaaatatccATGTGTACTCTACAAATGACTGGATCTGTAATGGATGACTTGAAGGCCAACATACATTTCAGTGACTGTTTGGAAAG GTTCAGTGTGTTGCAGACAGGAAGAGGACTAGAGGAAGTGGTTCCCAGCTCTAATCCTGCCTCTCAGTGCAGTATTGGTACCGCAGAAGTCCTCTGGCTTTTAGATGGAGTTGAGAGCAGTGCCATCAGATCACCTTGGGAAGAGAGTTTCAGTCCATGTACACCAGATGCATGTTGCTTTACCTATGATG ATCTCACCCTGCCAGAGGAGGTGATATTCGGTGACCATCTGCAGCGGTTCAAAAGCTACGTGCCTCCATTTCAAACAATGCTTCAGAGGCTAAAGATCATGACTGTCTCGGATCCTGTTCTCAATTCATCAGTAAATCTCTTAGAAGGGCTTGTTTTTAG ACACTGTGCCTCATATGATGCAGTTTTAGACGAAGAAACGGGTGCCACATTTACTGGAGGAAATGTCATAGAGGAGTTCAAAAAAGAGGCAGTACTGAATGAAGAG TCACTAATGTTGCCTGTTGAACTTCATATGGATTCATCCCGAAGACAAGAGCCCGTTTTTTCCTTTGCAAAACTGCAAGATTTTCTAAATGTCGTCCGAGAGCCAATAGAAGAATGTTTCCCCTTAAAAGATCTTCTTAAAGAAG ccACCTTCACTGATAAAGTCACGACTGAGTTGGAGGTCCTGAAAATGGCTGAAAGCAGCTTTGTTAACGTCACCTTTAAAGAGCCAAAATCTccag TTGCTTTGAGGTCTTATGCTGAGATGGAATTAGACCTGCCTTTTTCACCGTGTAATCATACGCTGTGTCTGCCAGACCTGTTTATGCCCAGCAGACTTCTGTCAGCTGAAATACTGTCACCAGTATATAAGCA GCATTTCATGTCAGACAGTGATTGTGAAAATATGGAAAAAGCTGTTTGGATAGCAGAGAAACATCCCCAATCCGTGTCTAAGTTTTTATTTGCTG AACCACAGGTAACTAAGCCCTTGGTCCACATTCAGTCACTTCCAGAGCTTCTTACACTGCTGAAGGTGGAGATGGAACCAGTCCCAGAACCCAAAGATAATATGGGCCAGTCTCCCTTCACGGACAGTACAGTGACGTTGCCTAATCTCTCCATCTACACTGAGaaaatttccacaaaaaaagaGAGTAAGAGAGAGTCACACATGGATGAAATATTCTCACCACTGTCTATACTGAAAATAGATG AGTTGCTGAGTAAGCGTGCCTCAAATGCTG GCCATCCCTCTGCAGTTCACCCTTCCCAGAGTAAGCCTCTGCAGTCAGCTGTACCTACACAGGTGGAGAGAGGGACGACTGTGAAGTTCTTCATAATGGAGCGCATGTCTCACCAAGGAGACAGTTCTACAGTGACAACAACTGGAGGAATAGACTGTAAAGCTGCAGAGATAGAGCAACACATGTCTAGTCCACCAGAAAGATGCTTTGGGAGCCAGACAAATTCCTCCAAACATCTTTCAGAGAAGCAAGTGGTCGAGATGTCTAAGTCATCTCCACTGAAGCACAGTGTTAAAGATATTGAAGTGATATCCACTATACATAAACCTCCTGAGAAGTCAGAACAGAGAAGAGAAAACATAATCCCTAAATCATCTCCGTTATCAAACTGTTTTAGAGGCAGAAAGAGAAACAATTCAGTAGTTCATACTTACGAAGACACTTTATTATCTTTTGTGACATTAAGAACGATGAGTCCAATGGAAAAACCTCAACAGGGCAATCCAACATCTGCAG AAGTAACCATGAATCAGAATTCTATTGGAAAAGCCTTGCCCGATAACAGGATAAATGCAGTGAATCACGCCTCAGATAAAGGAAAGAGTGTCATTGCCTCTGAGAAGAGCTTTCCCTGTGAAGAGAAGCAAGAGACCATCAGCAAGATTGTATACGTCCAAGCCACAG AGATCCAGAGATATGCATATAGGGAGCTGTGTGTGTTGGCTCTGCCCTGTCTGAGTAAAATGCAGAAGTTGGGCATCTCTGCTTTGAACAACAGAGACTTTAGCACTCTGTCTTCCGAACTCACACAATTCCTCCTAAAGCAGCAGGAACGAATGCTTCGGACAGAACAGG ATGCAGATAATGTTAATGAGATGCCACTGCTACATATTCTGGTAACACTGAAAGAACACGTCCTCTTCGGATGTGACCTCAATGCAGCTGCTG AGTACCTGGCTCAGGCAAAGGACTCCTGTACTCTTAGCTGTTTGAATGAGCTGTTGAGGAAGTTTGAGGTGTTGCAGTATCTGAGTCAGAAGAGGCAGGAGTCCAACCCTAAACTACTGGAGCTCCAGGAACAAATCAACACATGGATGAACTCCCACGCTAACCACAACACTAGA GTCCTAGTATTGACAGTGAACGGTATAAACAAAGAGCTGCTTTCAGCTCTCAACCAGGTATCAG gaaACTCTGTGTCTGAAATAATCCCAGATGAAGGAAAGCATAAAGTAGTGAGCAGAGACGTGATGGACAG ACTGTCCTACAAGAGGTGTGTCGTTGTGTGCAGTCAGCACATTGGTCCTGATTTCCCATGGCAGAGTTTCAGTGTGGTGTTTGAGCTCCACTGTGTGGGTCACTCGCCCTTCGGCAGTGTGTGTTCAGAGAGAAACGTCAACTTTATCTTCTTCTCCACTGCAGTGCCTGAATCCA CAGATATCTCAGAAGAATCAACTGCTAAATCATATCTGGACACTATTCCGTTTGTGCTGCTCATCACGGATGGTTTACTGAACCGCTTAAAGATACAGTTCACACTGGAGACAAT GTACAATATTGTTCTGCTGGAGAGGAAACATTCTCCATCTGCACTGAAGCTGGGCGGAACCCATTTTGATGTCATCACTGTGGATGAGACCACTGCCATCCTCATCCAG GAGCTGAGTGAGTTGGACATGAAGATTGGACAAGCATCTGAGCGTGTCGTCATGAGACTCTCAGCACTATCTCTGCAGTTCAGCCGCTGCTGGCTCATTCTGCACTGCGCCGAGAACCACAGGGCATT GATTTCTAATAACATCTATATAAATCTGGTTCATATCTATTCTGCATCTGTGCTGTTCGGAAACAAGTCTGAGAAGTTTGATGTCAAG GTTTTACTGGTGTGTGAGGATGAAGAGATAGCCAGCTACATCTATAAGATCGCCTTACATACGCTGATGAATTCAGAGAGAGATGGACTGAGCTGGTTGGATAGAGACTGGCTCAGTGTGCGGCCCACAGAG gCAGAGCATTGCCTATTGCATTTTCCCTGCATTAATCCTCTGGTTGCTCAACTGATGTTGAGGAGAGCTCCATCACTGCAGTGGCTGCTGGGGGCTTCTTTCTCTGAGCTGCAGGAAATGTTCCCACAGATCCCTCACAAAGTCATTAAG CTTTTCAGTGATATTACAGCTGAGTCCAAAGTCAAAAAGGCCACCCTGAAGAGTGAGAATACACCCTTCTCAGACATAAACAGCCCAGCTCACCCTCCTCATCCTCATCTGCCTCCCTGGACTCAGGATCTTGATAAACCTCAGTTAGACCTGGAGGATAAGACGCCATGTAGCCAGTTTACACAGTTGATTG GTCATAacagaagaagaggagaggaaACATGGAGAAAAAATGAATTATCTCTTCCAGATCCAACTCACTCTCACTCATTCAACCCCTTATTGCCAATTCAGTTCAGCCAAGCTTCGGCTACATCGAGCGTCTGGCAGCCGCAGGGTGAAGGATTTATTCAACACCCAAATCTAGTGCCAGGCCGAGCTGTTCCCCGAGGGTCTGCCCGTGTTCCCCTGGCTCCTCTGCCCACTTCTGAAGTGCTGGGGTTCAGGAACACTGCGTGTGCTTTCAGCTCTAGGCCGCAGGCTCGGACTCACCGGAGCTCACCTGAGAACGATCCGCCTCGCACGACAGGAGAGGAGAGGAAGAGGCGAGAAGGAGAAGACGCGCACAgtg